One region of Bacterioplanoides sp. SCSIO 12839 genomic DNA includes:
- a CDS encoding nitronate monooxygenase family protein, with amino-acid sequence MALPDILKGRLSVPAVAAPLFIISGPELVIAQCKAGIVGSFPSLNARGEGEFEKWLIQITEELDAYNQANPDKPAAPFAVNQIVHRSNNRLEEDLALCVKYKVPIIITSLGARVEVNEAIHSYGGIVLHDIINNTFAKKAVEKGADGLIAVAAGAGGHAGTQSPLALIQEIREWFDGPLLLSGSITTGDSILAAQAMGADLGYIGSAFIATKEARAEEDYKQCLVDSTAEDIVYSNLFTGVHGNYLKPSIINAGMDPDNLPESDPSKMNFGSGGNTDKKAWKDIWGCGQGIGAIKDVQTAGQLIERLGNEYNNAFDRVATNFKVR; translated from the coding sequence ATGGCACTTCCAGACATTCTCAAAGGTCGTTTATCGGTACCTGCCGTTGCCGCTCCACTGTTTATTATTTCGGGTCCGGAGCTGGTGATTGCCCAATGCAAAGCTGGCATCGTCGGCTCTTTTCCATCACTCAACGCCCGTGGCGAAGGTGAATTCGAGAAGTGGCTGATTCAGATTACCGAAGAACTGGACGCCTACAATCAGGCCAACCCGGACAAACCCGCCGCGCCTTTTGCCGTCAACCAGATTGTGCATCGCTCCAACAATCGTCTGGAAGAAGACCTGGCTCTGTGCGTGAAATACAAGGTACCCATCATCATTACTTCATTAGGTGCCAGGGTTGAAGTTAACGAAGCCATCCATTCCTACGGCGGCATCGTACTGCACGATATCATCAACAACACCTTCGCTAAAAAGGCGGTTGAAAAAGGCGCTGATGGCCTGATCGCCGTAGCTGCCGGTGCCGGTGGCCATGCTGGTACCCAGTCACCTCTGGCACTGATTCAGGAAATTCGCGAATGGTTTGATGGCCCGCTGCTGTTGTCCGGCTCCATAACCACCGGTGATTCTATTCTGGCAGCACAAGCGATGGGCGCCGACCTGGGTTATATCGGTTCAGCCTTTATCGCTACCAAAGAAGCGCGTGCGGAAGAAGACTATAAACAATGCCTGGTCGACTCAACCGCCGAGGATATTGTGTACAGCAACCTGTTCACCGGCGTGCATGGCAACTACCTGAAACCATCAATTATTAACGCTGGTATGGACCCGGATAACCTGCCGGAAAGTGACCCGTCCAAAATGAACTTTGGCTCGGGTGGTAATACCGATAAAAAAGCCTGGAAAGATATCTGGGGCTGCGGCCAGGGTATTGGTGCGATCAAAGACGTACAAACGGCGGGCCAATTAATTGAGCGACTGGGCAACGAATACAATAATGCTTTTGACCGTGTCGCCACAAACTTCAAAGTACGCTAG